One stretch of Mangifera indica cultivar Alphonso chromosome 9, CATAS_Mindica_2.1, whole genome shotgun sequence DNA includes these proteins:
- the LOC123225839 gene encoding LOW QUALITY PROTEIN: uncharacterized protein LOC123225839 (The sequence of the model RefSeq protein was modified relative to this genomic sequence to represent the inferred CDS: inserted 1 base in 1 codon) produces MSEQETVWGHASSKAVLARTMTSKALSGRERLMSASGSALLKGVEEMRTEPSQPLRMQSWKKRXTAAVVGLVICLLVMVSCMNWSNLGHDFL; encoded by the exons ATGTCGGAGCAGGAGACGGTGTGGGGACATGCAAGTTCAAAGGCGGTTTTGGCTCGCACAATGACATCAAAGGCTTTGTCGGGGAGGGAGAGGTTGATGTCAGCGTCAGGTTCAGCTTTGTTGAAGGGGGTGGAGGAAATGAGAACCGAACCGTCGCAGCCGTTGAGGATGCAGTCGTGGAAGAAGA CCACGGCGGCGGTGGTGGGGCTGGTGATTTGCTTGTTGGTGATGGTGTCTTGCATGAATTGGTCGAATCTTGGACATGACTTCTTGTAG